The Bacteroides fragilis NCTC 9343 genome includes the window ATGATAGAATTGTTTTCTCCTGCTAATTACTTATATTACACTGATTATACGAAAACAAGGGTAGGAGATCCTATCTATCAAAAAAGATCTCTTACCCTTCATCTGCTTTCACACATAATAATATAATTGTATATATGCGTTTTTAATTACTGCTACCGATTATCCTATTTTTTAAGAATCAGTATATTTCGTCCAATACTTTCACCCGAAATGCGAGGTATACCGGGACCGTATGCTCTTGTCTCATAATCTCACCAATCTTTTTGACAATCTCAGGATACTTAGGACTGTGAATGAATTTACACCGGCCAGCTCATGAAGGTCTGCCGTTGCACAAGTAATGCAGAACATACATATCTAATATTCATACAAACTCAATATGAAACAGTCCGGCACTATTTTTCTAATGGTGATATCTTAAAAGTAGTCATCACAAAGCCGTGATCGGAAGGATAAAAGAACTCCTCTCCCATAAATTTCAAAGGCTTGGTCAACTCCTGATTATAAGATTCGGAGGTAATTGCACGAATGGTCTTGCCTTGGTAATAGATAAAATCAATACGGTCGGATCGGAGTGGTTTATCTTCATTATCATAGATCCATGTAGTCCCTATATTTTTTTCCGGTTCGGGATGTATTTCGCGGAAGCTGTCTTTGAAACCTGCATTTTGCATCTCTTTAGATACAGTCCACTCCACAACTGCACCACCATGATGATACATGTCTTTCGTTGCATCAGTCCAATCAAGATGGGAATGCACATTGAAATCTCCACCCATAATCATGGGAATACTGTCAGTCTGACGAATCATCGGCTGCAAGACAGAGAGTATACGGCGTATTTCATTATCCCGGGTACCGGCATCATCCCATGCGAGAATATCTGTTTCCGATTGTTCGGTAGGTACCAAGCGCATATCAGGTAAATAATGCAACCAGGTATCGAATAAACGGACCGGTGTGCCATCCATGTCTATTTCGACTCCTCCAAAATTGAATGTAGAAATGGAGTCAGGGAAAAGATATGTTTTTTTAATCGGATAGCGGCTATAAATACACAGATTGTCCGATAACAATACATAATCATATCCCAAAGAGTCTGCAACCATTGGAGCCGCACCATAAGTCTCAATCATCAAAATAACATCGGCCTGACTCTTTCTCAGAATCCCGATAGTACCTTCACATCCTTTTTCAGGATAATTTTTAGCATGTCCCGCATGCCATACATTCCATGACAAAACTTTTAATTCTTTCTCTTTTGCACGTTCTTGCGTACAGGAAGCAAAGCTTATTGCAACAATAGCAACAAAAATATATATAAACTTATTCATACCTATTCTATTATTGAAAATAATACATGGAGATATGACAGAAGTTACCTCCTGTCACACCTCCACAAAAAGAATTAATTATTTAGTAAAAAATGCAGTTGTTACCGGATTGCCCAACCAAGCTTCGTGAGGCTCTACGCCCAACAACCAGGCTTCTGTGGCAGGTACGTCAATAACCATCGTGCTTTCAGTAATCTTATAATTCTTTTTCACACCCTTTCCATAAAAGACAAGTGGAGTCTCCATTTCATTGAGCGTTTTTCCTCCATGATTGGTACCGATGCCACCATGGTCTGCAGTCAAAATAATCACTGTTTCGTCCATCATACCGGCTTCTTCAATAGCTGCTACTATTTCACCTAAATACCCATCCAATTCATCTAACTTTTCATAATACTCTTTAGATTCCCATTTATAGGTATGTCCGGTATGATCAGGATATTCAAATATAACAGCACAATACATCGGCTTTTTCTCTTTCAGATAATTGACGGCGAATTGTGTCGCTCCCTTGGGATGATCTTTTGTCTGTGGAGCATGTACGAAATGATTGATGGCAAGCGAATCGACTAAATACTTCATGCCATCCCATTCGTAAATATAACCGAGTTCCGCTTTAGGATGTGTATCGCGCAACAATCCGTACAGTCCCGGAAAACGGCCATATTGGTTGGTGATAAAAGGAGGAATTTCCGGCGTTTTGCTTCCCCAAGTAGTGTAACCGTGAAGTTCCGGTCCTACTCCGGTAAACATGGAAGCCCAGTTAGGAGCACTCGATGAAGGGAGGATAGAACGGTTATTCAATGTAGAAGCTCCTTCTTTCATCAACCGATTGAAATTGGGCATGGGATGATTACGGATAGCAACAGCACTCAATCCGTCAAAAGCAACCAATACCACATGCTTGGGACGTTTCTTCAAACGTGGGCCGGCCGCGCTTACTTCACTGACAAATAAACCAAGAATCAAGGAAAATATAAATAGTATAGATATCTTTTTCATTTTGTATATACATTTAATTGTGTAACTTAAAATTATAAATATTGCCGCCAAAATCGGCAACAAACAGACAGTTACCACTAACTGCCACGCTTGAGAATACAGGTGCTCCCAAGGCCCGCTTACCGCGATAAGCCCCCGTATTCAGGTCAACGGCATGCAAATATCCATCGCTGGCGCCAAAGAGAACAGCCGAACCTACAAGGACAGGCGAAACCTCGACCGTACATTCCTGATTATGTGAATACGGAACGGTATAGAAAAGACTTGTCCCGGTACGATAATTCCAGACTTCCTTAAAAGTGAGGCGGTCAAAAGCGACCACACCTTTATTGGAAGTAGAAACAATCAGATATTTATCCGTCACAAGCGGAGCGCAAGCCGAATTAAATTCATAAGAAGTTTCTGCCATTTTCAGAATATCTCCCGAACGGGGATTGATTACATACAGATTCTCACATGAAGCTAAATAGAAATTACCATCATAGAAAGTAGCTGATCCGTCTCGAAAACGAATCTTACTATCACGCTTCTTCCACAACAAAGCACCATTACTGATGTCATGTCCGAAAAGCCCGTTCCAATGGGCCGATGCAACTAACACTCCCGCACCCACGGTAAAAGTGGAAGTGGTTCCCTCGCCTCCGTCCCAGGCTTTATTCTGCCATAAAATTTTTCCGTCGACAGCCTGCACAGCACAAGTACCTTTTGCATGTCCGGCATATACCACACCATCGGCTACGGCCAATCCTTCGTCGAGAAGCGGCAGCAAAGAAACCGGCAATTGCGTTTGCCAGCAAGCTGTTCCTTTTTCAGCATCTATGGCATAAAGCATTCCCGAAGCATCCGAAGCGAATATACGGCCATCTTCATAGGCAATGGTATTCTTTATCGAATTGGAAGTGACAAAGGTCCAGCAAAGATGTCCTGTGGTCGCATCATAGGCTTTTACATAGCATTTCTTCGCTTTGTCATCATCAATGGTTCCGATAAAGACTTTGTTCTGCGCAACAATCGGCGAGCACATGTAAATGTTGCTGCCGACATTCTGAATCCAGTTGGTTTGCAAGGGTAAAGATACACTGTCATTCACCAGTTGGT containing:
- a CDS encoding endonuclease/exonuclease/phosphatase family protein; protein product: MNKFIYIFVAIVAISFASCTQERAKEKELKVLSWNVWHAGHAKNYPEKGCEGTIGILRKSQADVILMIETYGAAPMVADSLGYDYVLLSDNLCIYSRYPIKKTYLFPDSISTFNFGGVEIDMDGTPVRLFDTWLHYLPDMRLVPTEQSETDILAWDDAGTRDNEIRRILSVLQPMIRQTDSIPMIMGGDFNVHSHLDWTDATKDMYHHGGAVVEWTVSKEMQNAGFKDSFREIHPEPEKNIGTTWIYDNEDKPLRSDRIDFIYYQGKTIRAITSESYNQELTKPLKFMGEEFFYPSDHGFVMTTFKISPLEK
- a CDS encoding alkaline phosphatase — its product is MKKISILFIFSLILGLFVSEVSAAGPRLKKRPKHVVLVAFDGLSAVAIRNHPMPNFNRLMKEGASTLNNRSILPSSSAPNWASMFTGVGPELHGYTTWGSKTPEIPPFITNQYGRFPGLYGLLRDTHPKAELGYIYEWDGMKYLVDSLAINHFVHAPQTKDHPKGATQFAVNYLKEKKPMYCAVIFEYPDHTGHTYKWESKEYYEKLDELDGYLGEIVAAIEEAGMMDETVIILTADHGGIGTNHGGKTLNEMETPLVFYGKGVKKNYKITESTMVIDVPATEAWLLGVEPHEAWLGNPVTTAFFTK